A genome region from Cucumis sativus cultivar 9930 chromosome 4, Cucumber_9930_V3, whole genome shotgun sequence includes the following:
- the LOC101208809 gene encoding probable beta-1,3-galactosyltransferase 13 — MPSSPKLFHSRHSPTSPFYSSRSSLFLLSFCLLIGISGFIFVFTSFFTPHLRNNCSNRQPRTVRVVWDRAPDSAALTTGSDAKRHKVMGFVGIQTGFSSVGRRRSLRNTWLPSDREGLQRLEESTGLAFRFIIGKTSDKAKMLELKKEVAEYDDFLLLDIEEEYSKLPYKTLAFFKAAYALYDSEFYVKADDDIYLRPDRLSLLLAKERSHSQTYIGCMKKGPVFTDSKLKWYEPLSHLLGNEYFFHAYGPIYILSADVVASLVALKNNSFRMFSNEDVTIGAWMLAMNVNHENEKALCAPDCTPTSIAVWDIPKCSGLCNPEKKLLELHNKESCTKSPTLPSDDDS; from the exons ATGCCTTCCTCGCCCAAGCTTTTTCACTCTCGCCATTCCCCCACTTCTCCATTCTACTCAAGCAGATCCTCCCTCTTCCTTCTCTCCTTTTGTCTTCTCATCGGAATTTCTGGCTTCATCTTCGTCTTCACTTCTTTCTTCACTCCTCATCTCCGTAACAATTGCTCCAACCGTCAACCCAGGACCGTCAGAGTCGTTTGGGACAGAGCGCCTGATTCTGCTGCTCTTACTACTGGTAGTGATGCGAAGCGCCATAAAGTGATGGGCTTTGTTGGGATCCAAACTGGGTTTTCATCTGTTGGTCGCCGGCGATCTTTGCGAAATACATGGTTGCCTTCTGATCGGGAAGGACTTCAACG TTTGGAAGAATCCACTGGCTTGGCCTTCAGGTTTATAATTGGAAAGACAAGTGATAAGGCGAAAATGTTGGAACTCAAAAAGGAGGTAGCAGAGTACGACGATTTTTTGCTATTGGATATTGAAGAAGAGTATAGTAAGCTACCTTATAAAAC GCTAGCGTTCTTTAAAGCTGCATATGCACTATATGATTCTGAATTTTACGTCAAAGCTgatgatgatatatatttaaggcCAG ATCGCCTTTCACTTCTACTTGCTAAAGAACGATCACACTCTCAAACTTATATTGGCTGCATGAAGAAAGGCCCAGTTTTCACAGATTCAAAGTTGAAATG gtaTGAGCCACTGTCCCATTTGCTTGGAAATGAGTATTTCTTTCATGCCTATGGTCCAATATATATCCTTTCGGCTGATGTTGTTGCAAGCTTGGTTgctcttaaaaataatag TTTCCGGATGTTCAGCAATGAGGATGTAACAATAGGCGCTTGGATGCTCGCTATGAATGTTAATCATGAGAATGAAAAAGCACTTTGTGCACCAGACTGTACGCCAACATCTATTGCAGTATGGGATATTCCCAAGTGTTCAG GACTTTGTAATccagaaaagaaattgttggAACTTCACAATAAAGAAAGCTGTACAAAGAGCCCAACTTTACCCTCTGATGATGATTCATGA